From Pseudoalteromonas sp. DL-6, one genomic window encodes:
- a CDS encoding DUF4365 domain-containing protein gives MGTTKLRSSATAKKGVNYVRDIIESSNSIFHEIHQENDYGNDAFVELVEGTNVRGITVAVQIKSGTSYCSTETCKIPASKQHFEYWKSHTLPVIGVVYDPEEHKGYWVDIKRYITDRTSLTEEGPYTISFKKTEFSSFTAENFELIVKPIYLKAQVKLPLTTSMRFCSSDDYTEHSLGLAVLMNHYAASLEAWELMFSTLRSRTISTLDPSILYYLAHIPGHPDIYWSPNKLIPLDLKEYLKNIVADWSIEDVAKILCLLSEDESFERGSLGQNVDAVISLIKDKNDKLISVIEDHLLPTFARDSAALLYAYYTQLEGIQKLRELAVEYPDLTWPSELVRQLETEGYIYLY, from the coding sequence ATGGGAACGACTAAACTTAGAAGCAGTGCTACGGCAAAAAAAGGTGTGAATTATGTTCGAGATATTATTGAATCTTCGAATAGTATTTTTCACGAAATTCATCAGGAAAATGATTATGGTAATGATGCGTTTGTTGAGTTAGTGGAAGGAACAAATGTTCGTGGCATTACTGTTGCGGTGCAAATTAAATCAGGAACATCATATTGTTCTACTGAAACCTGTAAAATACCTGCTTCTAAGCAACATTTTGAATATTGGAAGTCCCATACTTTACCTGTGATTGGTGTTGTTTATGATCCCGAAGAACATAAAGGTTATTGGGTTGATATTAAACGTTACATTACAGATAGAACTTCTTTAACAGAAGAGGGACCATATACAATATCTTTTAAAAAGACTGAGTTTAGTTCTTTTACCGCTGAAAATTTTGAACTAATAGTTAAGCCGATATACTTGAAAGCTCAAGTCAAATTGCCATTAACAACATCTATGAGGTTTTGTAGCTCAGATGATTATACTGAGCATAGCCTTGGGTTAGCTGTTTTGATGAATCATTATGCTGCAAGTCTTGAAGCTTGGGAACTTATGTTCTCAACACTTCGTTCTAGAACAATATCGACTTTAGACCCTAGTATTCTTTATTATTTAGCTCACATTCCGGGGCACCCTGATATATATTGGTCTCCAAACAAATTAATCCCATTAGACCTAAAGGAGTACCTAAAAAACATTGTTGCAGATTGGTCAATTGAAGATGTGGCAAAAATACTCTGCCTACTTAGTGAAGACGAGTCATTTGAACGTGGTTCTTTAGGGCAAAATGTAGATGCTGTTATATCTTTAATTAAAGATAAGAACGATAAACTTATTTCAGTTATTGAAGACCACCTATTGCCAACATTTGCTAGAGATTCAGCAGCGCTTTTGTATGCATATTATACGCAATTGGAAGGTATCCAAAAACTAAGGGAGTTAGCGGTAGAATACCCTGATTTAACATGGCCCTCAGAACTGGTAAGGCAGCTAGAAACTGAAGGCTATATTTATCTGTACTAA
- a CDS encoding Cthe_2314 family HEPN domain-containing protein translates to MTNEYYWWGLEESKFKGVLYDSINVYFLHDHSYKNWEEFAEADPHMAYAHLTYVRFDALEQQFVDLRVIPQMLGVSSVPVESTVKNINRHDWLKSIVDLALFRFSSLRDIAFHFVNEVLELDLPDHKLTIKNLSKILKELNPEVLKCLKVIDKTGIPLRQNRNERAHKGFCNLYTEDDQLFKNISWSEIDGMTTSGYDLVKVYNNSRNKIYKIVVKEVELALKACVDLVDELYFYYRDKHEQLSKGSRSGVSQHFHLHQN, encoded by the coding sequence ATGACGAATGAATATTACTGGTGGGGACTAGAAGAGTCGAAGTTCAAAGGCGTTTTATACGATTCTATCAATGTATACTTTTTACATGATCATTCATATAAAAACTGGGAAGAATTTGCAGAAGCAGATCCCCACATGGCTTATGCACACCTTACTTACGTGAGATTTGATGCACTGGAGCAACAATTTGTCGATTTACGAGTTATACCGCAAATGCTCGGTGTTAGCAGTGTTCCAGTAGAATCTACTGTTAAAAATATCAATAGACATGATTGGTTAAAATCAATTGTTGATTTAGCTTTATTTAGATTTTCAAGTTTAAGAGACATTGCATTTCACTTTGTGAATGAAGTATTAGAACTTGATCTTCCAGATCATAAACTAACAATTAAAAATCTTTCAAAAATATTAAAAGAATTGAATCCTGAAGTACTAAAATGCTTAAAAGTAATTGATAAAACAGGTATTCCTTTAAGACAAAATCGAAATGAGAGAGCACACAAAGGTTTTTGTAATCTATATACCGAAGACGACCAGCTTTTCAAGAACATATCTTGGAGTGAAATTGATGGAATGACGACTTCTGGTTATGATCTTGTTAAAGTCTACAACAATTCGAGAAACAAAATTTATAAAATCGTAGTTAAAGAAGTAGAACTGGCTTTGAAGGCATGTGTAGATTTAGTGGACGAACTTTATTTTTATTATCGCGATAAACATGAGCAACTATCAAAAGGCTCACGAAGTGGGGTTTCCCAACATTTTCACCTTCATCAAAATTAG
- a CDS encoding site-specific integrase, whose amino-acid sequence MIYSKIDIKNLDKNRFELDVISYSLPQFNYNTLSTQIDENGEIEVHAIGNENTTVNSAMFLFWLRTYIGSPDEQKDVPFHYVESIDDVNAFLMDLLVNESNKDVSIYSRGLIHFFTQLVEWQMDWKEQPYTKSKRPLYRFKNFLEGSYRSSDPDAHIAASTAKAYMRAAVRFYKYHIAKGVQFANVPFEYEEISLDIGSDETSNNGSNRIIVPTTDVRLNVPKPQAGVIPNKLRALSDHEYDMLEQILCIKRKVLKKQYGQLVECSLPIEFSLIFLVMRHCGLRRNEALTLNEEWVLWGLAKSGNALFVRLKVGPNQGIETKNDKEREIEIPVPLLRQLHRYTLSQRYINRRDKFTDSATGDELTPLFLNQNGSRIKKETVNARWSEIRHSLTEVLGYKFTHKVHNLRSTFGTKRLFSLIDVGMKTSIALETVQLLLGHSDLATTFHYLSQVDGHKSAEELAEIALDYIYDLNEMEVA is encoded by the coding sequence ATGATATATAGCAAAATTGATATAAAAAACTTAGATAAAAATCGTTTTGAGCTAGACGTAATTAGCTACTCACTTCCACAATTCAATTACAACACTTTATCAACTCAGATTGATGAAAACGGTGAAATTGAAGTTCATGCAATAGGCAATGAAAACACAACAGTTAATTCTGCAATGTTTTTGTTTTGGCTTCGAACATACATTGGTTCACCAGACGAACAGAAAGACGTCCCTTTTCACTATGTTGAAAGCATTGATGACGTAAATGCTTTTTTGATGGACTTACTTGTCAATGAGTCAAATAAAGATGTGTCGATTTATAGCCGAGGATTAATTCATTTTTTTACTCAACTTGTTGAGTGGCAAATGGATTGGAAAGAACAGCCCTATACAAAAAGTAAACGCCCACTTTATCGGTTTAAAAATTTTCTCGAAGGCTCATATCGTTCAAGTGACCCTGATGCTCATATCGCTGCTAGTACTGCCAAAGCATATATGAGAGCAGCAGTTAGGTTTTATAAGTATCATATTGCTAAAGGTGTTCAATTCGCGAATGTACCGTTTGAATATGAAGAGATCTCTCTTGATATTGGTAGCGATGAAACTAGTAATAATGGTTCAAATAGAATCATAGTTCCCACTACTGATGTTCGTTTAAACGTTCCCAAACCACAAGCAGGGGTAATTCCAAACAAACTAAGAGCACTTAGTGATCACGAGTACGATATGCTTGAACAGATTTTGTGTATAAAACGCAAAGTGCTTAAGAAGCAGTATGGTCAACTTGTTGAATGTTCACTACCAATAGAGTTTTCGCTAATTTTTCTTGTTATGCGCCATTGTGGACTCAGAAGAAACGAAGCATTAACTCTAAATGAAGAGTGGGTGCTTTGGGGATTGGCAAAATCTGGAAATGCATTGTTCGTGCGGTTAAAAGTTGGGCCAAATCAGGGTATTGAAACGAAAAATGATAAAGAACGAGAAATTGAAATTCCAGTACCTTTATTGAGGCAGTTGCACAGGTATACACTTAGTCAACGTTACATAAATCGTAGAGATAAATTCACAGATAGTGCTACTGGCGACGAATTAACACCTCTTTTTCTCAATCAAAACGGTTCGCGGATAAAAAAGGAAACTGTAAATGCTCGGTGGTCTGAAATTCGGCATAGTTTAACAGAGGTGCTTGGATACAAGTTTACCCATAAAGTACATAATTTGCGCTCTACATTCGGTACTAAACGTTTATTTAGTTTAATAGACGTTGGTATGAAAACGAGTATTGCGTTAGAGACAGTCCAATTACTCCTTGGTCATTCCGATCTCGCAACCACTTTCCATTATCTATCGCAAGTAGATGGTCATAAATCAGCCGAAGAGCTAGCTGAGATCGCTTTAGATTATATCTATGACTTAAATGAAATGGAGGTGGCGTAA
- a CDS encoding Dam family site-specific DNA-(adenine-N6)-methyltransferase, which produces MKRFVTVAGGKYSLVEDINARLNQASKHADTLVEPFVGAGSVFLNSNFKHYVLNDINADLINLYKELKRSPDEFISDAKKLFVDLNNHSDAYYDYRVQFNQSSDVYERAILFLYMNRHGYNGLCRYNLKGIFNVPFGKYKKPYFPEKEMYFFASKAQQATFTCLGYDDVFKLVPKNAVIYCDPPYVPLSKTASFTSYAKGGFNLDDQANLANLAEQAAFENNTPVLISNHDTVWTRKIYSQASLDKIQVKRTISPKGGSRNKVDELMAMYLAPKSRLHK; this is translated from the coding sequence ATAAAACGTTTCGTAACAGTAGCAGGCGGAAAATACAGCCTCGTTGAAGATATTAACGCGCGACTAAATCAAGCAAGTAAGCATGCTGATACCTTGGTTGAACCTTTTGTTGGTGCGGGCTCAGTGTTTTTAAACAGCAATTTTAAACACTATGTACTTAACGATATTAATGCTGATTTAATCAATTTATATAAAGAGCTCAAGCGTTCGCCTGATGAGTTTATTAGTGATGCCAAAAAATTGTTTGTTGATTTAAACAACCACTCAGATGCATATTATGATTATCGTGTGCAGTTTAATCAAAGTAGCGATGTATATGAACGAGCCATCTTATTTTTATATATGAACCGTCATGGTTATAACGGATTATGCCGCTATAACTTAAAGGGCATTTTTAATGTGCCTTTTGGTAAATATAAAAAGCCTTATTTTCCTGAAAAAGAAATGTACTTTTTTGCTAGCAAAGCGCAACAGGCTACATTTACCTGCCTAGGCTACGATGATGTGTTTAAACTGGTGCCTAAAAATGCGGTGATTTATTGCGATCCGCCTTATGTGCCATTAAGTAAAACAGCATCGTTTACCTCGTATGCTAAAGGCGGATTTAACTTAGACGATCAGGCTAATTTAGCTAATTTGGCTGAACAAGCGGCATTTGAGAATAACACGCCAGTCCTTATTTCAAATCACGATACTGTATGGACACGCAAAATTTACAGCCAAGCTTCTTTGGATAAAATTCAGGTTAAGCGCACGATCAGTCCAAAAGGCGGTTCACGAAATAAAGTAGATGAGCTAATGGCTATGTACTTAGCACCGAAGTCACGGTTGCATAAATAG
- a CDS encoding DUF2970 domain-containing protein — MQHFFSALQSVLAAFFGVQSEDKRQTDFKHHSPITLIAIAVVLFVLFVLAIYATVTSVLST; from the coding sequence ATGCAGCATTTTTTTAGCGCTTTACAAAGTGTGCTAGCTGCATTTTTTGGTGTGCAATCTGAAGATAAACGTCAAACAGACTTTAAACACCACTCTCCTATCACATTAATAGCCATTGCCGTGGTACTTTTTGTATTATTTGTGCTGGCTATTTATGCAACCGTGACTTCGGTGCTAAGTACATAG
- the rpe gene encoding ribulose-phosphate 3-epimerase encodes MLNCEQKYLIAPSILSADFARLGEDVDKVLAAGADVVHFDVMDNHYVPNLTIGPMVCKALRDYGIKAPIDVHLMVKPVDSLIPQFAEAGASIITFHPEASEHIDRTLQLIKDQGCQAGLVFNPATSLSYLDHVMDKIDVILLMSVNPGFGGQSFIPQTLEKLREAKQRIIDSGRDIRLEVDGGIKVENIAAAAEAGADMFVAGSAIFNQPDYKSVIDEMRQQLESIK; translated from the coding sequence ATGCTAAATTGTGAACAAAAATACTTAATAGCGCCCTCAATTTTATCTGCGGATTTTGCACGCCTTGGCGAAGATGTCGACAAAGTGTTAGCTGCAGGGGCTGATGTTGTCCATTTTGATGTAATGGATAACCATTACGTACCTAATTTAACAATAGGCCCAATGGTGTGTAAAGCACTTCGCGACTACGGTATTAAAGCCCCGATTGATGTTCACCTAATGGTAAAACCGGTAGATAGTTTAATCCCACAATTTGCCGAGGCGGGTGCGTCAATTATTACCTTTCATCCAGAAGCCAGTGAGCATATTGACCGTACTTTGCAGTTGATAAAAGATCAAGGCTGCCAGGCAGGTCTAGTTTTTAACCCTGCAACGAGTTTAAGTTACCTTGATCATGTAATGGATAAAATAGACGTTATTTTATTAATGTCGGTGAATCCTGGGTTTGGTGGGCAAAGCTTTATTCCACAAACACTTGAGAAACTGCGAGAGGCAAAGCAACGCATTATTGATTCTGGGCGTGATATTCGTTTAGAAGTTGATGGCGGTATTAAGGTAGAGAATATAGCAGCTGCGGCTGAGGCGGGTGCTGATATGTTTGTTGCAGGCTCAGCTATTTTTAATCAGCCTGACTATAAAAGCGTAATTGATGAAATGCGCCAACAATTAGAAAGTATTAAATAA
- a CDS encoding HAD-IA family hydrolase: MKYDAALFDLDGTLVDSVYDLYMALNLTLSDLAFPIVSQRLVESWVGNGIEVLVKRALCGDMQISEHLDEVLSERAINLFYQHYSEQVGEYSVLYQHVETGLAALSGMPKALITNKARRFTEMLLDKLAIRSHFEVIVCGDDMAKKPSPEPLLFACDALNISPDKAIMIGDSKSDILAAQAANIDVIALTYGYHQGDQLGDYNPQYLCDNFLAIIPTLTQR, encoded by the coding sequence ATGAAATATGATGCGGCACTATTTGACCTAGATGGCACGCTAGTTGATAGCGTGTATGACTTATATATGGCCTTAAATCTAACGCTAAGCGATTTAGCGTTTCCCATAGTCAGTCAACGATTAGTTGAAAGCTGGGTAGGTAATGGTATTGAGGTGTTAGTTAAACGAGCTCTTTGCGGCGATATGCAAATTAGTGAGCACCTTGACGAAGTATTAAGCGAACGAGCTATCAACCTGTTTTATCAACATTACAGTGAGCAGGTCGGTGAATACAGCGTGTTATATCAGCATGTTGAAACGGGTCTTGCTGCTCTCAGTGGTATGCCTAAAGCACTTATTACTAATAAAGCACGCCGCTTTACTGAAATGCTTTTGGATAAGCTCGCTATTCGCAGTCATTTTGAGGTAATAGTGTGTGGCGACGACATGGCAAAAAAACCGTCACCTGAACCGCTTTTATTTGCTTGCGATGCATTAAATATTTCGCCTGATAAAGCGATTATGATTGGTGATTCAAAGAGTGACATACTGGCAGCTCAAGCCGCTAATATTGATGTGATAGCCCTTACATACGGGTATCATCAAGGAGATCAGCTAGGGGATTATAATCCGCAGTACCTATGCGATAACTTCTTAGCTATAATACCGACACTAACGCAGCGTTAA
- the trpS gene encoding tryptophan--tRNA ligase, which produces MSKPVVLSGMQPTGGMTIGNYVGAINQWVKLQEEYDSYFMLADLHAITVRQDPELLRGRVLDGVALYTACGINPEKAALFVQSQVPEHAQLGWVLNCYAQMGELNRMTQFKDKSATHANNINVGLFAYPALQAADILLYQADKVPVGEDQKQHLELTRDIANRFNNVYGEIFTLPEPYIPEFGARVMSLQDPLKKMSKSDENPNGFIMMLDEPKKIEKKLKKAVTDSDEQARIYFDRSEKPGVSNLLTLLSVATKRPIEELVPEYEDKMYGHLKKDTAAAVVSMIEPIQARFKEIREDQTLLNNIMKMGAEKASARAEKTLKAVYDAVGFIPRP; this is translated from the coding sequence ATGAGTAAACCAGTAGTATTAAGTGGCATGCAGCCAACCGGTGGTATGACAATAGGCAACTATGTTGGCGCTATTAACCAGTGGGTTAAGCTACAGGAAGAATATGATAGCTACTTTATGCTTGCAGACTTGCATGCAATTACCGTACGCCAAGACCCTGAGTTATTGCGTGGTCGTGTACTCGATGGCGTTGCTTTATATACGGCGTGTGGCATTAACCCAGAAAAAGCGGCATTATTTGTTCAATCTCAAGTGCCAGAACATGCACAACTTGGTTGGGTATTAAACTGTTATGCGCAAATGGGTGAGCTTAATCGTATGACCCAGTTTAAAGATAAGTCGGCAACGCATGCTAATAATATTAATGTTGGGTTATTTGCTTACCCAGCTTTGCAAGCGGCTGATATTTTACTATACCAAGCAGATAAAGTGCCTGTTGGCGAAGATCAAAAGCAGCACCTTGAGTTAACGCGTGATATTGCTAATCGTTTTAACAATGTATACGGCGAGATTTTTACGCTGCCAGAACCTTATATTCCTGAGTTTGGTGCGCGAGTAATGAGCCTACAAGATCCACTGAAAAAAATGTCTAAGTCTGATGAAAACCCCAATGGCTTTATTATGATGTTAGACGAGCCTAAAAAGATTGAGAAAAAGCTTAAAAAAGCGGTTACTGATTCAGACGAGCAAGCACGCATTTATTTTGATCGAAGTGAAAAACCAGGCGTTTCTAACTTACTTACGTTATTAAGTGTTGCAACTAAGCGTCCAATCGAAGAGTTAGTACCTGAATACGAAGATAAAATGTATGGCCACTTGAAAAAAGACACCGCAGCAGCTGTCGTGAGCATGATAGAGCCAATTCAGGCTCGCTTTAAAGAAATACGTGAAGACCAAACATTATTAAATAACATCATGAAAATGGGGGCCGAGAAAGCCAGTGCCCGTGCTGAGAAAACATTAAAAGCAGTTTATGATGCGGTTGGATTTATTCCACGCCCATAA
- a CDS encoding TraB/GumN family protein, which produces MNTFTKKVFSATVLLSSCLLATTVQAQSSVWQVSKGNDSLFIGGTVHILPKSEMPLPVEFSYAYKQADTIVLEARIPDPSDAQAQMKMLSALSYENNETLSQKLTPEVKLALEKKLAEFGANLTKLDNFRPAMVSIVLMSMELQKQNLMGEGVDAYFTKKATLDNKEQQYLETMAFQLELFKTMGEGSENDFIKNNLAGFDNYGVMFKKLLSAWRKGDMQSLYTVALEPMQKNDPATYKQLMTDRNNNWLVKVEQMFNNDKSEFVLVGAGHLAGEGSLLTLLENKGYQVSLVDINNTTFKTTVKAE; this is translated from the coding sequence ATGAACACATTTACTAAAAAAGTATTTTCAGCAACCGTATTATTGAGCAGCTGCTTATTAGCAACGACTGTACAAGCACAAAGTTCAGTGTGGCAAGTGAGTAAAGGAAATGACTCATTATTTATTGGCGGCACAGTACACATTTTACCTAAGTCAGAGATGCCTCTACCAGTGGAGTTTAGCTACGCCTATAAGCAAGCAGATACGATTGTATTAGAAGCACGAATACCTGATCCTAGCGATGCACAAGCACAAATGAAAATGTTGAGCGCACTATCTTATGAAAATAATGAAACATTGAGCCAAAAGCTAACTCCAGAGGTAAAGCTCGCATTAGAAAAAAAGCTGGCTGAATTTGGTGCAAACCTAACTAAATTAGATAACTTTCGCCCTGCAATGGTTAGTATTGTGCTAATGTCGATGGAGCTGCAAAAACAAAATTTAATGGGTGAAGGCGTTGACGCTTACTTTACTAAAAAAGCGACATTAGATAATAAAGAACAACAATACTTAGAGACTATGGCGTTTCAGCTAGAGTTATTTAAGACTATGGGTGAAGGTAGCGAAAATGACTTTATCAAAAATAATCTAGCTGGGTTTGATAATTACGGTGTGATGTTTAAAAAATTACTCTCAGCTTGGCGTAAAGGTGATATGCAATCGCTCTACACAGTAGCACTTGAACCGATGCAAAAAAATGATCCTGCAACTTATAAACAATTAATGACTGATAGAAACAATAACTGGCTAGTTAAAGTAGAGCAAATGTTTAATAACGATAAAAGTGAATTCGTACTTGTGGGAGCAGGTCACCTAGCCGGAGAAGGTAGCTTACTGACATTACTTGAAAATAAAGGCTACCAAGTATCTTTAGTTGATATTAACAATACAACTTTCAAAACAACCGTTAAGGCCGAGTAA
- a CDS encoding winged helix-turn-helix domain-containing protein yields the protein MNYQIGPWQFISNRCVITSNNMERELDPLLVKLLLYFIDKPQQIVSRQALVESVWQQSFVDDNAINRAISELRKQLAHPTEKAPLLKTHYRKGYSLTVIPAQLTQLVEPNESPNDSAVFTAKDEDIAAITAPQPNSKSDLKKPFIYSSLAIICLCFLVWLGVIFVNTPYTEEVKQVTVNKVASTWNLGSEVHPELSSDRQFLAYTNVAPENDVMHAFVKRLSDQREVEITYPGFQVSILSWQLNQHSVLLQATNLKKQQCEMVLVDLSQFPIVGDTQVIKKCDLRYTGYAQLDQSAEHIYYTEYKNEQDGAGLYRFDLNRQKESIIIPPPGIMYGISMPRLSHSGKKLAYILNQKGQPFSVFTYNFATRETKRLYQAKNKTLSFAFDWLIDDKGIIVSEGSQLTTVLLNGENLVKKTVHVTPEISPYYIAVQSANSLFYSANKTQAYSLTKVTGLFNGSPKYEALYKSEKDDYSIVEVTYKQGAAHVFVSERSGSSQLWISQNGLTKQLSYFSYDGLSNYVLGGLKVSSNQQRILLRKNKTFAFYDMNTEKLYPLEEFNGRKIVSYIWSASNESILYIEKLGEKNRVAEFNLLTRDTTVMEDIKASKLISDNKGNGYAISHNQLIRLSDGQNWGLSKEASKANIYAVRDNYLYYSDSISRVARLNLQDRTIQDVHMDFRPITFEISADNEILFTGSKYKDMQIVQISWDE from the coding sequence ATGAATTATCAAATCGGACCTTGGCAATTTATTAGTAATCGATGTGTGATTACTTCAAACAACATGGAAAGGGAATTAGACCCACTTTTAGTAAAGCTATTACTGTATTTTATAGATAAGCCCCAACAAATCGTTTCTCGCCAAGCGCTAGTAGAGAGTGTGTGGCAGCAAAGCTTTGTAGACGACAATGCGATTAATCGCGCTATTTCGGAGTTAAGAAAACAGTTAGCTCACCCTACTGAAAAAGCACCACTTTTAAAAACGCATTATCGAAAGGGTTACAGCTTAACGGTAATACCAGCGCAATTAACGCAACTTGTAGAGCCTAATGAATCGCCGAATGATTCTGCGGTTTTTACTGCAAAAGATGAAGATATTGCTGCCATAACAGCTCCTCAACCGAACTCAAAAAGCGATTTGAAAAAGCCCTTTATCTATTCTTCATTAGCCATTATATGTTTGTGTTTTTTAGTGTGGTTAGGTGTGATATTTGTTAATACACCCTACACCGAGGAGGTTAAACAGGTCACGGTAAATAAGGTGGCGAGTACATGGAATTTAGGTAGCGAGGTACACCCCGAGTTATCTTCAGATAGACAATTTTTAGCCTATACCAACGTTGCACCAGAAAATGATGTAATGCACGCATTTGTGAAGCGTCTTTCAGATCAGCGAGAGGTTGAGATTACATACCCAGGTTTTCAGGTATCAATCTTATCGTGGCAGTTAAATCAACACTCGGTGCTTTTACAGGCTACCAACTTAAAGAAACAACAGTGTGAAATGGTACTTGTTGATTTAAGTCAGTTTCCTATTGTTGGTGACACTCAGGTAATTAAAAAGTGCGACCTAAGATACACAGGCTATGCGCAGTTAGACCAAAGTGCTGAACATATTTATTACACTGAGTATAAAAATGAACAAGATGGCGCTGGCTTATATCGATTTGACTTAAATAGGCAGAAGGAATCAATTATTATTCCTCCGCCAGGCATAATGTATGGCATCAGTATGCCTCGTTTATCTCATTCAGGTAAAAAATTGGCCTATATACTTAATCAAAAAGGCCAACCATTCTCTGTATTTACATATAACTTTGCAACTCGAGAGACAAAGCGTTTATATCAAGCAAAAAATAAAACTCTTAGCTTTGCTTTTGATTGGCTTATAGATGATAAAGGTATAATTGTCTCTGAGGGTTCACAGTTAACCACGGTATTACTTAATGGAGAAAACCTTGTTAAAAAGACAGTACATGTCACGCCCGAAATATCACCCTATTATATAGCTGTTCAGTCGGCAAATAGCTTATTTTACTCTGCAAATAAAACGCAAGCGTACTCACTCACCAAAGTAACGGGGTTATTCAATGGTAGCCCTAAATATGAAGCACTCTACAAAAGTGAAAAAGATGACTACAGTATTGTTGAAGTAACCTATAAACAAGGCGCTGCACATGTTTTTGTATCAGAGCGTTCTGGAAGTAGCCAATTATGGATCTCTCAAAACGGGCTTACAAAGCAACTGAGTTACTTTAGCTACGATGGCCTATCTAACTATGTGTTAGGAGGTTTAAAAGTATCATCAAACCAGCAGCGTATATTGTTAAGAAAAAATAAAACCTTCGCATTTTATGATATGAATACTGAAAAGCTCTACCCGTTAGAGGAATTTAACGGGCGTAAAATAGTAAGTTATATTTGGTCAGCAAGTAATGAAAGCATTCTTTATATCGAAAAGCTTGGCGAAAAAAATAGAGTCGCTGAATTTAACTTACTCACCCGAGATACAACTGTTATGGAAGACATTAAAGCAAGTAAGCTTATATCTGATAATAAAGGTAACGGTTATGCTATTAGCCATAATCAATTAATACGGCTTTCTGACGGGCAAAACTGGGGTTTATCTAAAGAGGCTAGTAAAGCTAATATTTATGCCGTTCGTGATAACTATTTATATTATTCAGATTCTATTTCGCGTGTAGCCAGGCTTAACTTACAAGATAGAACCATACAGGATGTCCACATGGATTTTCGACCGATTACTTTTGAAATAAGTGCAGATAACGAAATTCTATTTACCGGATCTAAGTATAAAGATATGCAAATAGTACAAATCAGTTGGGACGAATAG